One region of Posidoniimonas polymericola genomic DNA includes:
- a CDS encoding alginate lyase family protein → MRIHLVVLLLMLLSSFAAAEDKVPDQEGPGGQAAESTAAPLVHPGLLHGEADLARIRANVDRAPWRSGWEKLVANGHASLDYTPRPAEVVVRGRDRLHTEPENYRLLFNDIAAAYACGLRWRVSGDDRYADKAVEILNAWSKQLKRLSGSTDVCLAAGIYGYQFANAAELLRGYDGWAKDDQTRFQRMMLEVFLPINQRFLALHNGTKIDHYWANWDLCNMASLMAIGVLCDRPDLYQQAVDYFRHGDGNGAVAQAVCHVHPDGLGQWQESGRDQGHSLMGIGLMGDICEMAWKQGDDLYGHDDNRFLKGCEYVAKYNLGEEVPFAPYNNSSHGRHDQISPHGRGQLRPVWERVYNHYVVRQGLSAPYTTRMAEKARPEGGGGDYGQNSGGFDHLGYGTLTATLE, encoded by the coding sequence ATGCGAATTCACCTGGTAGTGCTGCTGCTCATGTTGCTCTCGAGTTTCGCCGCGGCTGAAGACAAAGTCCCCGACCAAGAAGGTCCCGGGGGGCAAGCCGCCGAGTCCACCGCCGCACCGCTGGTCCATCCCGGCCTGCTGCACGGCGAGGCCGACCTGGCTCGGATCCGGGCGAACGTTGACCGGGCGCCGTGGCGTTCGGGCTGGGAGAAGCTAGTGGCGAATGGGCACGCGTCACTCGACTATACGCCGCGGCCCGCGGAGGTCGTCGTGCGCGGCCGCGACCGCCTGCACACCGAGCCCGAGAACTACCGCCTGCTGTTCAACGACATTGCCGCCGCCTACGCCTGTGGCCTGCGGTGGCGGGTGTCGGGCGACGACCGCTACGCCGACAAGGCGGTCGAGATCCTCAACGCCTGGTCGAAGCAGCTCAAGCGGCTCAGTGGCTCAACCGACGTCTGCCTGGCGGCCGGCATCTACGGCTATCAATTCGCCAACGCCGCCGAGCTGCTCCGCGGCTACGACGGCTGGGCGAAGGATGACCAGACCCGGTTCCAGCGGATGATGCTCGAGGTCTTCCTGCCAATCAATCAGCGGTTCTTGGCGCTGCACAACGGGACCAAGATCGACCACTACTGGGCCAACTGGGACCTCTGCAACATGGCGTCGCTGATGGCGATCGGCGTGCTGTGCGACCGCCCCGACCTTTACCAGCAGGCGGTCGACTACTTCCGACACGGCGACGGCAACGGCGCCGTGGCCCAGGCGGTCTGCCATGTCCACCCCGACGGCCTGGGGCAGTGGCAGGAGTCGGGCCGCGACCAGGGCCACTCGCTGATGGGGATCGGCCTGATGGGGGATATCTGCGAGATGGCCTGGAAGCAGGGCGACGACCTCTACGGTCACGACGACAACCGCTTCTTGAAGGGCTGCGAATACGTCGCCAAGTACAACCTGGGCGAGGAGGTCCCGTTCGCCCCGTACAACAACAGCAGCCACGGCCGCCACGACCAGATCAGCCCGCACGGCCGCGGCCAGCTTCGGCCGGTCTGGGAACGCGTCTACAACCACTACGTTGTGCGTCAGGGCCTGTCGGCCCCGTACACCACGCGGATGGCCGAGAAGGCCCGGCCCGAAGGGGGCGGCGGCGACTACGGACAGAACAGCGGCGGCTTCGACCACCTCGGATACGGCACTCTGACCGCGACGCTCGAGTGA
- a CDS encoding glycosyl transferase yields MPDFAQRGPITTLHDLGTVEIGTLEAELRESVRRSPIGLVLPITASDMRAAPFANITQKLGEADYVDTVTVVLNRADSPEDYREAARLCAPMGDRVQLLWTDGPRGTAALNELLEAGFDVSKPGKGRAVWFAFGHLLADIKLKAFVLQDGDIVGYDNEMLIRLSLPMAHPGMDFDFCKAYYARCTNKMHGRVVRLLVVPFVRALITVMGNDPYLVFLRSFRYPLAGEFAITSTLARSNRIPCDWGLEVGTLSEVFRNTSPKRVAQVDIARLYEHKHQPLSLEDPTTGLMKMASDILRNIIRTLASRGTVFGTGHFISLRSAYLRLAQDAIRQYHADSLMNGLDYDRHSEEQAIEGFAELITQTGQAVSDDPSGEPALPTWTRVMTAFPEFPLRLREIVKLDREEYLD; encoded by the coding sequence ATGCCAGACTTTGCCCAACGCGGGCCGATCACCACGCTGCACGACCTCGGCACGGTCGAGATCGGGACGCTCGAGGCCGAGCTGCGCGAGTCCGTGCGGCGGAGCCCGATCGGGCTGGTGCTGCCGATCACGGCCTCGGACATGCGGGCGGCGCCGTTTGCCAACATCACGCAGAAGCTCGGCGAGGCAGACTATGTCGATACGGTGACCGTGGTGCTCAACCGGGCCGACTCGCCCGAAGACTACCGCGAGGCGGCCCGACTGTGCGCCCCGATGGGCGACCGGGTGCAGCTGCTGTGGACCGACGGGCCGCGTGGCACGGCGGCTCTAAACGAGTTGCTCGAGGCCGGGTTTGACGTCTCGAAGCCGGGCAAGGGCCGGGCCGTGTGGTTCGCGTTCGGGCACCTGCTGGCCGACATCAAGCTGAAGGCGTTCGTGCTGCAAGACGGCGACATCGTCGGCTACGACAACGAGATGCTGATCCGGTTGTCGCTGCCGATGGCCCACCCGGGCATGGACTTCGACTTCTGCAAGGCCTACTACGCGCGGTGCACCAACAAGATGCACGGCCGTGTGGTGCGGCTGCTGGTGGTGCCGTTCGTGCGGGCGTTGATTACCGTGATGGGCAACGACCCGTACCTAGTTTTCCTGCGGAGCTTCCGCTACCCGCTGGCGGGCGAGTTCGCCATCACGTCGACGCTGGCCCGGTCGAACCGCATCCCGTGCGACTGGGGGCTGGAGGTCGGCACGCTCAGCGAGGTGTTCCGCAACACGTCGCCCAAGCGGGTGGCGCAGGTCGACATCGCGCGGCTGTACGAGCACAAGCATCAGCCGCTGTCGCTGGAAGACCCCACCACCGGCCTGATGAAGATGGCCTCGGACATCCTCCGCAACATCATCCGCACGCTGGCCAGCCGCGGCACGGTGTTCGGCACGGGGCACTTTATCTCGCTGCGGTCGGCCTACCTGCGGCTGGCGCAGGACGCAATCCGGCAGTACCACGCCGACAGCCTGATGAACGGCCTGGACTACGACCGCCACAGCGAAGAGCAGGCGATCGAGGGCTTCGCCGAGCTCATCACCCAGACCGGCCAAGCGGTGTCGGACGACCCGTCCGGTGAGCCGGCCCTGCCGACCTGGACCCGCGTCATGACAGCGTTCCCCGAGTTCCCGCTGCGGCTCCGCGAGATCGTCAAGCTGGACCGCGAAGAGTACCTCGATTAG
- a CDS encoding DUF502 domain-containing protein yields MIDHVTRKIGFLKTTAIGGLVFLLPLIVIGFFVGQLVPIVLAVAKFLNETLGFQSATGYLILLALSVLVIVLICFAAGIVARWTIGKRVGGFVERNLTMIFPRYSIYKDQLAGGLDAASLRGRMKPALVDIHGIKRPVLEIERSLSGVVTIYLPGAPDPWSGTIGFVEPDQVTPIETDLGEFLASFERLGRGAAAAARLAR; encoded by the coding sequence ATGATCGACCACGTCACGCGCAAGATCGGCTTCCTCAAGACCACCGCCATCGGCGGGCTGGTGTTCCTGTTGCCGCTGATCGTGATCGGCTTCTTCGTCGGACAACTGGTGCCGATCGTGCTGGCGGTCGCCAAGTTCTTGAACGAGACCCTCGGCTTCCAGTCGGCAACCGGCTACCTGATCCTCTTGGCTCTGTCGGTGCTGGTGATCGTGCTGATCTGCTTCGCGGCCGGCATTGTCGCCCGCTGGACGATCGGCAAGCGGGTGGGCGGGTTTGTCGAGCGGAACCTGACAATGATCTTCCCGCGGTACTCGATCTACAAGGACCAGCTCGCCGGCGGCCTAGACGCCGCGTCGCTCCGCGGGCGGATGAAGCCCGCGCTGGTGGACATCCACGGGATCAAGCGGCCGGTGCTCGAGATCGAACGCTCGCTCAGCGGCGTGGTCACCATCTACCTGCCCGGCGCGCCCGACCCTTGGAGCGGCACGATCGGCTTTGTGGAGCCCGACCAGGTCACGCCGATCGAGACCGACCTGGGCGAGTTTCTGGCGTCGTTCGAACGGCTTGGTCGCGGCGCGGCCGCAGCGGCAAGGTTGGCGCGGTAG
- a CDS encoding PQQ-dependent sugar dehydrogenase encodes MPHARTACALIASLPLFLQPVPAAAQIAGTTRVASVGGPIFATHAPGDTDRLFIATRNGAIRVLDLTTGALLPTPFLSIPGVSTSGEGGLLGLAFHPDYAANGKFYVNVTQDDDGEVFQGASAPFSNYVHEYTVSAGDPNVASAASQRQLLEIPQPQNNHNGGWIGFSPNDDYLYIGVGDGGSGNDTGAGHTPSIGNAQDLYLEASRGAPASRNLLGKMLRIDVNGDDYPAETDRNYAIPSDNPFVGGEIVDDEIWAYGLRNPFRNSFDRQLGDLWIADVGQGVREEINFQPADSTGGENYGWRLREGDIQTPSSGIGGPIPPDYVGPVYDYDHGGSQFSGNSVTGGYRYRGPDPSLRGQYFFADFAREHVWRFDPADPDATVENINTLITADVGTVDQIAAFGEDADGNLYIVDLGGQVFRMNTAIMITGDYDGSGLVDDADYAVWAAQLGDSGALTADGNADGVVDAADYTVWRDNYGRSLPGSTAATPAPEPAGSALWAAAALAWGVFRRRKTLPR; translated from the coding sequence ATGCCCCACGCCCGAACCGCGTGCGCGCTGATTGCGTCGCTGCCACTTTTCCTCCAGCCCGTGCCCGCCGCGGCCCAGATCGCTGGCACGACACGGGTTGCGTCGGTCGGCGGGCCGATCTTCGCCACCCACGCGCCGGGCGATACCGACCGGCTGTTCATCGCGACCCGCAATGGCGCGATCCGCGTGCTCGACCTGACCACCGGCGCCCTGCTGCCGACGCCGTTCCTCTCGATCCCGGGAGTTAGCACCAGCGGCGAGGGGGGGCTGCTAGGCCTGGCGTTCCACCCGGACTACGCTGCCAACGGCAAGTTCTACGTGAACGTCACGCAGGACGACGACGGCGAGGTATTCCAGGGGGCGTCGGCGCCGTTCTCCAACTACGTCCACGAGTACACCGTGTCCGCCGGTGACCCGAACGTTGCGTCCGCGGCTTCGCAGCGGCAGCTGCTCGAGATCCCCCAGCCGCAGAACAACCACAACGGCGGCTGGATCGGTTTCAGCCCCAACGACGACTACCTCTATATCGGCGTGGGCGACGGGGGCAGCGGCAACGACACCGGCGCCGGCCACACGCCCAGCATCGGCAACGCCCAGGACCTGTACCTGGAAGCCTCCCGCGGCGCGCCCGCGAGCCGCAACCTGCTCGGCAAGATGCTCCGCATCGACGTCAACGGCGACGACTACCCCGCCGAAACCGACCGCAACTACGCGATCCCATCCGACAACCCGTTCGTCGGCGGCGAGATCGTCGACGACGAGATCTGGGCCTACGGCCTCCGCAACCCGTTCCGCAACAGCTTCGACCGTCAGCTCGGCGACCTCTGGATCGCCGACGTCGGTCAGGGGGTCCGCGAGGAGATCAACTTTCAGCCCGCCGACAGCACCGGCGGGGAGAACTACGGCTGGCGGCTCCGCGAGGGCGACATCCAGACGCCGAGCTCTGGCATCGGCGGCCCGATTCCCCCCGACTACGTCGGGCCGGTCTACGACTACGACCACGGCGGCTCGCAGTTCAGCGGCAACTCCGTCACCGGCGGCTACAGGTACCGAGGCCCCGACCCGTCGCTCCGTGGGCAGTACTTCTTTGCCGATTTCGCCCGCGAGCACGTGTGGCGGTTCGACCCGGCCGACCCCGACGCCACCGTTGAGAACATCAACACACTCATCACGGCAGACGTCGGCACGGTCGACCAGATCGCCGCCTTCGGCGAAGACGCCGACGGCAACCTGTACATTGTCGACCTCGGCGGTCAGGTATTCAGGATGAACACCGCGATCATGATCACCGGCGACTACGACGGCAGCGGCCTCGTCGACGACGCCGACTACGCCGTCTGGGCGGCGCAGCTTGGCGACTCCGGCGCGCTCACCGCCGACGGCAACGCCGACGGCGTGGTCGACGCCGCAGACTACACCGTCTGGCGGGACAACTACGGGCGCTCGCTCCCTGGCTCGACCGCCGCCACCCCGGCGCCCGAGCCTGCGGGTTCCGCCCTGTGGGCCGCCGCGGCGCTCGCCTGGGGCGTATTCAGGCGGCGGAAAACCTTGCCGCGCTGA
- a CDS encoding choice-of-anchor Q domain-containing protein, with amino-acid sequence MRRHSRRTGRSRRPGTARRRPLSGFQHLEDRRLMAVLSVDNLNDSGAGSLRAAIDESNASPGADVILVAVEGTIELQSRLPVITDGLNLIGPGAELLTLDARGVLEPRSDPADRADASHFLVDDGDDTRESLVSISGIGMTGGSTSAVANFETLSLTGCDVFTIHDDVTSQGGVINYGFAAIAGCRFTSLLGVGVLNYGAASLSASSFERSLLGGRGSNAGPSIVNWGSGLVDNCEFLENSVLAIANRYGPGLLINNSRFVDNRQGAINNGMEAALEVVNCSFEANRGGSGNAIYNEGTAKVRASSFIGNVGGDGGAIHNAENRGYDVPGVLTISGCLFADNQASRGGALFDNGTTLITNSTFTSNTSAFNGAAIITHTTSDVEVVNCTFTDNGILSSSTFEIVGAIAPFGALTLINTVVAQTAGTKSIAGDVPVSGSNNLVEDGSDGLPDTIVADPLLGPLAFNGGPTLTHALLPGSPAINAGKLATTEPGYYDQRGAPYDRSVGFIDIGAYEAQGKVTAAPGDYNRDGRVNAADFTFWKSRAQPWPSTAPLNSADGDGDGQINQTDYQVWRSHYGFTYDLPAANTIVDPTGDGDAFVAVASPFAATQQATRPLSRPTARAMAPTQASHQASQQSQLLNTVRPRQAPQRISLATPQAPSDTGYDDDSKAGADEVFAAWGELL; translated from the coding sequence ATGCGTAGGCACTCTCGTCGCACCGGGCGCTCGCGTCGCCCAGGCACGGCCCGTCGGCGTCCCCTCTCTGGCTTCCAGCACCTCGAAGACCGCCGGCTGATGGCGGTGCTCTCGGTCGACAACCTCAACGACAGCGGCGCGGGCAGCCTCCGCGCGGCGATCGACGAATCCAACGCCTCGCCCGGCGCCGATGTCATCTTGGTCGCCGTCGAGGGGACTATCGAGCTGCAGAGCCGCCTGCCCGTCATCACCGACGGCCTCAACCTCATCGGGCCGGGCGCCGAGCTGCTCACGCTCGACGCCCGCGGCGTGCTCGAACCCCGCTCCGACCCAGCAGACCGCGCAGACGCCAGCCACTTCCTTGTCGACGATGGCGACGACACGCGGGAGTCGCTGGTCAGCATCTCCGGCATTGGCATGACCGGCGGCTCCACATCGGCGGTCGCTAATTTTGAGACGCTATCGCTGACGGGGTGCGATGTCTTTACGATCCACGACGACGTGACCTCGCAAGGCGGCGTGATAAACTACGGGTTCGCAGCAATTGCAGGCTGCCGATTCACGTCGCTCTTGGGCGTGGGCGTGCTGAATTACGGAGCAGCGTCCTTATCTGCTTCTTCGTTTGAACGGTCGCTGTTAGGCGGCCGCGGCTCCAACGCGGGCCCCTCGATTGTGAATTGGGGTTCCGGCTTAGTTGACAATTGCGAGTTCCTCGAAAACTCGGTGCTTGCTATCGCGAACCGATACGGCCCGGGTCTCCTGATCAACAACTCCCGGTTTGTCGATAACCGCCAGGGAGCGATCAACAACGGAATGGAAGCCGCTTTAGAAGTCGTCAACTGCTCCTTCGAAGCAAATCGTGGCGGTTCAGGCAACGCGATTTACAACGAAGGTACGGCTAAAGTACGGGCGAGCTCGTTCATCGGGAACGTGGGCGGCGACGGTGGCGCCATTCACAACGCCGAGAACCGCGGATACGACGTACCCGGCGTGCTGACAATCTCTGGGTGCCTGTTTGCTGACAACCAGGCTTCGAGAGGAGGCGCGCTTTTCGACAACGGGACCACGCTGATCACCAACAGCACCTTCACCAGCAATACGTCTGCGTTCAACGGCGCAGCGATCATCACGCATACGACGAGCGATGTGGAGGTTGTCAACTGCACCTTTACTGATAACGGGATCTTGTCGTCATCGACATTTGAGATCGTTGGAGCCATCGCCCCGTTTGGAGCACTGACGCTAATCAACACCGTCGTCGCTCAGACGGCTGGCACAAAGTCGATCGCCGGCGACGTACCGGTATCGGGGTCCAACAACCTCGTTGAAGACGGGAGCGACGGACTCCCCGACACGATTGTCGCCGACCCGCTGCTAGGTCCGCTCGCGTTCAATGGCGGGCCAACGCTCACGCACGCTCTGCTTCCGGGCAGCCCGGCGATCAATGCCGGTAAACTAGCGACGACCGAACCCGGCTACTACGACCAGCGTGGCGCGCCCTACGATCGCAGTGTAGGCTTCATTGACATTGGGGCGTACGAGGCGCAGGGCAAAGTGACAGCGGCCCCGGGCGACTACAACCGCGACGGGCGTGTCAACGCCGCTGACTTCACATTCTGGAAGTCGCGAGCTCAACCTTGGCCGTCTACTGCTCCGCTCAACTCTGCAGACGGCGATGGCGACGGTCAGATCAACCAGACGGACTACCAAGTCTGGCGGAGCCACTACGGCTTCACCTACGACCTGCCCGCGGCCAACACGATTGTTGACCCGACTGGCGACGGGGACGCGTTCGTGGCGGTTGCTTCGCCCTTCGCCGCGACCCAGCAGGCGACGCGTCCGCTTAGCCGCCCGACTGCCCGGGCCATGGCGCCGACGCAGGCGAGCCACCAGGCAAGCCAGCAGTCGCAGCTGCTCAACACCGTACGGCCCCGCCAAGCGCCGCAGCGGATCTCGCTAGCCACGCCGCAGGCCCCGTCGGACACGGGCTACGATGATGACTCGAAGGCGGGCGCCGATGAGGTATTCGCCGCGTGGGGCGAACTGCTTTGA
- a CDS encoding VIT1/CCC1 transporter family protein, whose amino-acid sequence MPRHPELHRTDRIGWLRAAVLGANDGIVSTASLVVGVAASDATHGSIMLAGVAGLVAGAMSMAAGEYVSVSSQADTENADLVRERAELATDPDAELTELTAIYVDRGLEEPLARQVAVQLTEHDALGAHARDELGISDTMSARPVQAAVASAAMFAIGAALPLATAFALPQQRIPLLVSLISLLFLALLGGVSAAAGGAPIAKGVARVTFWGALAMAATAGVGAIFGVAA is encoded by the coding sequence GTGCCCCGCCACCCAGAACTCCACCGCACCGACCGCATCGGCTGGCTGCGGGCCGCCGTCCTCGGAGCCAACGACGGCATCGTCTCGACCGCCAGCCTGGTGGTGGGCGTCGCGGCGTCCGACGCGACGCACGGCAGCATTATGCTGGCGGGCGTCGCCGGGCTGGTCGCCGGGGCGATGTCGATGGCCGCCGGCGAGTACGTGTCGGTCAGCTCGCAGGCCGACACCGAGAACGCCGACCTAGTGCGTGAGCGAGCCGAACTAGCGACCGACCCCGACGCCGAGCTGACGGAGCTGACCGCCATCTACGTCGACCGCGGGCTGGAGGAGCCGCTCGCCCGGCAGGTCGCCGTGCAGCTGACCGAGCACGACGCGCTGGGGGCGCACGCCCGGGACGAGCTTGGGATCTCCGACACGATGAGCGCACGGCCGGTGCAGGCCGCTGTGGCATCGGCCGCCATGTTCGCGATCGGGGCGGCGCTGCCGCTGGCGACCGCGTTTGCTCTGCCGCAGCAGCGGATCCCGCTGCTGGTGTCGCTGATCTCGCTGTTGTTCCTGGCGCTGCTGGGCGGGGTGTCGGCGGCCGCCGGCGGGGCGCCCATCGCCAAAGGGGTGGCCCGCGTGACCTTCTGGGGAGCGCTGGCAATGGCCGCGACCGCCGGCGTCGGCGCAATCTTCGGCGTTGCGGCCTAG
- a CDS encoding alpha-amylase family glycosyl hydrolase, whose translation MPAKPLPAAFTERLQKVYGSRAEQTAAMICESIAPVAARLAEDAPQQGPRWTQNDIVLITYADQVRSDDASPLATLHRWLKRERLDGFINTVHLLPFCPYSSDDGFSVIDYLEVDPDSGTWDDIAALGGDFQLMYDLVLNHCSQHSAWFQAYLRGEEPYTRFFIDASPAENLSQVVRPRSLPLLSPYPTAAGEKHVWTTFSADQVDLNYGEPAVLAEMLRVLLEYAQRGARIVRLDAVAFLWKQIGTTCLHLPQTHEIVKICRDLLEAHSPRTLVLTETNVPHAENVSYFGQVDPADGQGDEAHMVYNFSLPPLLLDAFVNGDATAIRAWLSSLAPPPPGCTFFNFTASHDGVGVRPLEGLVSPQRFDKVIAAVKARGGKINTRRAADGTDTPYELNIAYVDAMAPDADANGHVDEELHLRRFLTSQAVMLALQGMPAVYFHSLVGTRNDYAGVEQSGQNRRINRHKYTLAELDERLSHPGSLQRRIYDGLCELLALRIAQPAFHPEAKQRVVDLGNDRVLAFLRSATDGSQQILAVVNFSPHEESFELPTEPGPLYNLQTGEPSEPGGEFTLPPGGFCFLSASE comes from the coding sequence TTGCCCGCAAAGCCCCTGCCGGCTGCGTTCACTGAACGCCTGCAAAAAGTTTACGGATCACGCGCCGAACAGACGGCCGCGATGATCTGCGAGTCCATCGCCCCGGTCGCCGCACGGCTGGCCGAGGACGCCCCGCAGCAGGGCCCGCGGTGGACCCAGAACGACATCGTCCTGATCACCTACGCGGACCAGGTCCGCTCGGACGATGCGAGCCCGCTCGCGACGCTGCACCGCTGGCTCAAGCGGGAACGGCTAGACGGCTTCATCAACACGGTGCACCTGCTGCCGTTCTGCCCCTACTCGTCCGACGACGGCTTCTCGGTAATCGACTACCTAGAGGTCGACCCCGACTCGGGAACCTGGGACGACATCGCCGCCCTCGGCGGCGACTTCCAGCTGATGTACGACCTGGTGCTCAACCACTGCTCGCAGCACAGCGCGTGGTTCCAGGCGTACCTGCGGGGCGAGGAGCCTTACACGCGGTTCTTTATCGACGCCTCGCCGGCCGAAAACCTCAGCCAAGTGGTGCGGCCGCGGAGCCTGCCGCTGCTCTCGCCGTACCCGACCGCCGCTGGCGAGAAGCACGTCTGGACCACGTTCAGCGCCGACCAGGTCGACCTCAACTACGGCGAGCCCGCCGTTCTGGCCGAGATGCTCCGCGTGCTGCTGGAGTACGCCCAGCGTGGCGCCCGCATCGTCCGCCTCGACGCCGTGGCGTTCCTGTGGAAGCAAATCGGCACGACCTGCCTGCACCTGCCGCAGACGCACGAGATCGTCAAGATCTGCCGCGACCTGCTCGAGGCCCACTCGCCGCGGACGCTGGTCCTCACCGAGACCAACGTCCCGCACGCCGAGAACGTCAGCTACTTCGGCCAGGTCGACCCGGCCGACGGCCAGGGCGACGAGGCCCACATGGTCTACAACTTCAGCCTGCCGCCGCTGCTGCTAGACGCGTTCGTCAACGGCGACGCCACGGCCATCCGCGCGTGGCTCAGCAGCCTGGCGCCGCCGCCTCCCGGCTGCACGTTCTTCAACTTCACCGCCTCGCACGACGGCGTCGGCGTGCGGCCGCTGGAGGGTCTGGTCTCGCCGCAGCGGTTCGACAAGGTGATCGCCGCGGTCAAGGCGCGGGGCGGCAAGATCAACACCCGCCGCGCCGCCGACGGGACCGACACGCCCTACGAGCTCAACATCGCCTACGTCGACGCCATGGCGCCCGACGCCGACGCCAACGGCCACGTTGACGAGGAGCTGCACCTCCGCCGCTTCCTCACCTCGCAGGCGGTGATGCTCGCCCTGCAGGGGATGCCGGCGGTCTACTTCCACAGCCTGGTCGGCACCCGCAACGACTACGCCGGCGTCGAACAGAGCGGCCAGAACCGCCGCATCAACCGGCACAAGTACACGCTCGCCGAGCTCGACGAGCGGCTCTCGCACCCCGGCTCCCTGCAGCGCCGCATCTACGACGGCCTGTGCGAGCTGCTGGCCCTGCGGATCGCCCAGCCGGCGTTCCACCCCGAGGCCAAGCAGCGTGTGGTCGACCTGGGGAACGACCGCGTGCTGGCGTTCCTGCGCTCGGCGACCGACGGCTCGCAGCAGATCCTGGCCGTGGTCAACTTCTCGCCGCACGAGGAGTCGTTCGAGCTGCCGACCGAGCCCGGTCCGCTGTACAACCTGCAGACCGGCGAGCCGAGCGAGCCGGGCGGCGAGTTCACGCTGCCGCCCGGGGGGTTCTGCTTCCTATCGGCGAGCGAGTAG